One region of Wyeomyia smithii strain HCP4-BCI-WySm-NY-G18 chromosome 3, ASM2978416v1, whole genome shotgun sequence genomic DNA includes:
- the LOC129727596 gene encoding ATP-binding cassette sub-family G member 1, with protein sequence MDITFDNITYTVSVGKKGKKSVLNGVSGKFNSGELTAIMGPSGAGKSSLLNILTGYTKTGVKGSLHIGTAVGSNKLCSYILQEDNLHPFFTVQEIMTMACDLKISSRCLKHNDKQRLIDNILDTLHLKFTKQTRCGNLSGGQKKRLSIALELIDNPPVLFLDEPTTGLDSSSSLYTIKLLQGLAREGRTIVCTIHQPSATVYEMFDHVYVLAEGHCVYQGSALNTVPYLRSVGLQCPQYHNAADYLLEVANKEYGNFVNALSKAAVECHWRKPEPCIVPATPPPHYLAYDSNHNGANAVVYNSTVIVSADDANDDSKQLPPYRIRKPNEFTKLLILMRRCNVQLYRDWTVTHLKLFFHVVCAIVVGLLFGDSGINGTKSVSNVASFLVHILYLWYTTLMPGVLKFPSEMKILRKESFNNWYKIRTYFIATMLTSLPVQIFFSIVYSTIVFTLTSQPLESDRFLMFLAVLVLTTIVADGYGIFLGTFLNQINGTFIGAITTCYLLVFCGFLILFSHMSELMKALSYSSTLRYGLEGLVLAMYDNGRSNLVCPEEELYCHYVKPSTILKDLGMVPENYLFNVAMLAVQFIVIKVAGFWSLKRKLKSG encoded by the exons GTAAAAAATCCGTCTTGAATGGCGTTTCGGGAAAGTTCAACTCTGGTGAGCTGACAGCGATTATGGGACCATCCGGAGCCGGTAAATCTTCGCTGTTGAATATTCTCACCGGATACAC AAAAACGGGCGTCAAAGGCTCCCTCCACATTGGCACCGCCGTCGGAAGCAATAAATTGTGCAGCTATATCCTGCAGGAAGATAATCTGCATCCGTTCTTCACTGTCCAGGAGATAATGACGATGGCATGTGATTTGAAAATATCATCACGATGCTTGAAGCACAACGATAAACAACGATTG ATTGACAACATTCTGGACACTTTGCATCTCAAGTTTACCAAGCAGACTCGATGCGGTAATCTCTCCGGTGGACAGAAGAAGCGTCTATCAATCGCGTTGGAGCTTATCGATAATCCACCGGTTCTCTTCCTGGACGAGCCAACGAC AGGCCTGGACAGCTCGTCCTCGCTGTATACAATTAAGCTGCTGCAGGGATTGGCCCGGGAAGGGCGCACAATCGTATGCACCATCCATCAACCATCTGCCACGGTGTACGAGATGTTCGATCATGTTTACGTCCTCGCCGAAGGGCACTGCGTCTATCAAGGGTCGGCACTTAACACCGTACCGTATCTGCGCTCCGTTGGATTGCAGTGTCCACAGTATCACAACGCCGCCGATTACC TGCTAGAGGTAGCGAATAAAGAGTATGGCAATTTCGTTAACGCCCTCTCGAAAGCGGCCGTCGAGTGCCACTGGCGTAAACCGGAACCGTGCATCGTTCCGGCAACTCCACCTCCGCACTATCTGGCATATGACAGCAATCATAACGGGGCGAATGCCGTCGTATACAACAGCACCGTCATCGTCAGCGCGGACGACGCGAATGATGACAGCAAACAGCTTCCCCCGTACCGGATACGTAAGCCGAACGAGTTCACCAAATTGTTGATCCTGATGCGGCGATGCAACGTGCAGCTCTACCGGGATTGG aCTGTAACCCACCTGAAACTTTTCTTCCACGTCGTGTGTGCCATCGTAGTCGGTTTACTGTTCGGTGATTCCGGAATCAATGGCACCAAAAGTGTCTCGAATGTCGCCTCTTTTCTGGTGCACATACTATATCTGTGGTATACAACACTAATGCCAGGAGTGCTTAAAT TTCCGTCCGAAATGAAGATTCTACGAAAAGAATCGTTTAACAATTGGTACAAAATAAGAACTTATTTTATAGCGACTATGCTGACTAGTTTACCAGTTCAG ATTTTCTTCTCCATCGTCTACAGTACGATAGTTTTCACGCTAACATCGCAGCCTTTAGAATCCGATCGTTTCCTGATGTTCCTGGCCGTATTGGTGCTAACCACAATCGTCGCCGACGGATACGGCATCTTCCTCGGAACGTTCCTTAATCAAATT AATGGAACCTTCATCGGGGCTATCACGACCTGCTACTTGCTGGTGTTTTGCGGTTTTCTCATCCTGTTCAGCCACATGTCGGAGCTGATGAAAGCTTTAAGCTATTCGTCAACATTGCGGTACGGGCTGGAAGGTCTTGTGCTGGCCATGTACGATAACGGCCGCTCCAATTTGGTGTGCCCGGAAGAGGAATTGTATTGTCACTATGT CAAGCCGTCTACCATTTTGAAGGACCTCGGAATGGTACCGGAGAATTACTTGTTCAACGTCGCGATGCTGGCGGTTCAATTTATCGTCATCAAAGTGGCCGGTTTCTGGTCACTGAAACGGAAGCTAAAGAGCGGTTAG